A genomic stretch from Cryomorphaceae bacterium 1068 includes:
- a CDS encoding glycosyltransferase family 4 protein — MRWLTYFPKFESIHLTKDVGMIPFYVNLFGYESTLLGHSEATISIPDEVGGLNIELLEEKRPLFFLDRAFLDWLKANAKSVDVLHLFHLSRDSIFYGAYYKRLNPKGKLYLKLDAYNDHLLSRKRYAKNPIKNALLQRTEKDFFRKLDLATIENSEGLVLTAQTYPELSPILQYLPNGCNDNYLGEHFSGTPVKENIILSVGRLGSSDKNYELLLAALPQIKLPEWKFVIVGPISDDFQLKIDEFFRLHPEWLDQLRFTGIISDRKRLYDLYSKASVFFLPSRFESFGISFVEALYFGSCLVGHKGMYAYRDICKDGQFGCFFEDNDPVSFAAAIEEATLKYSGSDFLMKASEHGRNTFSWSKLIEKLIAKLGHD; from the coding sequence ATGCGCTGGCTCACTTACTTCCCAAAATTCGAAAGCATTCATCTTACCAAGGATGTCGGTATGATTCCGTTTTACGTCAATCTGTTTGGCTATGAATCTACCCTCCTGGGGCACTCGGAGGCCACTATCTCCATTCCCGATGAGGTGGGAGGTCTGAATATTGAGCTTCTCGAGGAAAAGCGACCACTCTTTTTTCTTGATCGGGCCTTTCTGGATTGGCTTAAGGCCAATGCCAAATCAGTAGATGTGCTCCATCTCTTTCACCTTAGTAGGGACAGTATTTTTTACGGAGCTTACTACAAGCGGTTGAATCCAAAAGGCAAGCTTTACCTGAAGCTGGATGCCTACAATGATCATCTGCTTTCGCGAAAGCGATATGCCAAAAACCCGATCAAGAACGCTCTGTTACAGCGGACCGAAAAGGATTTTTTTCGAAAGCTGGATTTAGCGACAATCGAAAATAGCGAAGGCTTAGTGTTGACCGCACAGACCTACCCTGAGCTTTCTCCAATTCTCCAATACTTGCCGAATGGCTGCAATGACAACTACTTGGGTGAGCACTTTTCGGGGACACCCGTCAAAGAAAACATTATTCTCTCTGTTGGCCGATTGGGAAGTTCAGATAAAAACTACGAATTGCTACTCGCAGCCTTGCCTCAAATAAAACTGCCAGAATGGAAATTCGTGATCGTCGGTCCGATCAGCGATGATTTCCAATTGAAGATCGACGAATTTTTCCGATTACATCCCGAATGGCTTGACCAACTAAGGTTCACGGGAATCATATCCGATCGAAAGAGACTCTATGATCTTTATTCAAAAGCTTCTGTGTTTTTTCTCCCTTCACGGTTTGAATCTTTTGGAATTTCATTCGTGGAAGCACTCTACTTTGGTTCTTGCCTTGTTGGCCACAAGGGTATGTACGCGTACCGCGATATCTGTAAAGACGGCCAATTCGGCTGTTTTTTTGAAGACAATGACCCAGTGTCATTTGCAGCCGCCATTGAGGAGGCCACATTGAAATATTCCGGAAGCGACTTCCTTATGAAGGCAAGCGAGCATGGTCGGAACACTTTTTCATGGAGCAAGCTCATCGAAAAATTAATTGCTAAACTTGGTCATGACTGA